In one window of Fulvia fulva chromosome 5, complete sequence DNA:
- a CDS encoding Secreted isochorismatase effector Isc1 has product MSAKSFRQLVGAGPSTASPSDSTLIIIDAQNEYAEGALKVTDAPSTRKAISSLLERYRSGGGKVVHVKHSVPEGAPVFTPKTNLAEEFEELTPKGNEKVIEKIHPSSFADTTLHDYLRGDGGKKIVLVGYMAHVCVSTTARDAARLGYDVLIAEDAVGDRDIPGASGAEVTKMVMHELGDAFATIVQSSEIK; this is encoded by the exons ATGTCCGCCAAATCCTTCCGCCAACTCGTCGGCGCCGGCCCCTCGACCGCCTCCCCCTCCGACTCAACCCTCATCATCATCGATGCGCAGAACGAATACGCCGAAGGCGCCCTCAAAGTTACCGACGCTCCCTCCACGCGCAAAGCCATTTCCTCCCTGCTCGAAAGGTACCGCTCCGGCGGCGGGAAAGTCGTGCACGTCAAGCACTCTGTGCCCGAGGGCGCACCGGTCTTCACACCCAAGACGAATCTCGCGGAGGAGTTTGAGGAGTTGACGCCGAAGGGGAATGAGAAGGTGATTGAGAAGATCCATCCAAGCAGTTTCGCGGATACGACGTTGCATGATTATTTGAGAGGCGATGGGGGGAAGAAGATTGTGTTGGTTGGGTATATG GCCCACGTCTGCGTCTCAACCACCGCTCGCGATGCCGCGAGACTCGGGTATGATGTCCTAATCGCTGAAGATGCTGTCGGTGATCGCGATATTCCTGGTGCGAGTGGTGCGGAGGTCACGAAGATGGTTATGCATGAGCTGGGCGATGCGTTTGCGACGATTGTGCAGAGTAGCGAGATCAAGTAA
- a CDS encoding Transmembrane protein yields the protein MPTCNTTLEDSIIAEAPLWKGFTFHHFGLFLAAIFGLISVVVSLWLIYMHATHYLRPNEQKNIIRILFMIPVYSVVSFLSYLFYKHAVYYEVLRDCYEAFAISSFFTLLCFYIAPDLHEQKEYFRGIRPQNWFLGVFWMQKCTGGEDRGPLRKPRSGLTWFNVIWAGIFQYCFVRVFFTIVSVISQAFGRYCSVSLSPAFAHIWVLAFECISVTVAMFMVIQFYIQLKNDLSGHKLTLKVLSIKLVIFFSFWQTFVISLLSSAKGPLQPTKHLAYQDIKIGIPSVMLCIEMAGFSVMHIFAYPWKPYSIKHVKNPIMAPEMGSIHGDTPRYKGGFMGVKAIADAFNPWDIVKSIARGFRWMFVGVRQRHNDTSYHPAKVSVDNTAYMGPAYAATGDAATELRPSYENRPARGRAGTVRADAPYDDQAGLLGYSQAPGRAVDSSPYRHQGPDDYVSGDLGTPAQPVRAQHRQDDSLNLDIKPSDWDDEDTGYHPGMAPAPGISTGPSGKLHPTSRGHSPQPPGWNHWGGVGSDALGRPPTYRSNGSRS from the exons ATGCCCACCTGCAACACCACCCTCGAAGACTCCATCATCGCCGAAGCCCCCCTCTGGAAAGGCTTCACCTTCCACCACTTCGGCCTCTTCCTCGCCGCCATCTTCGGCCTCATCTCCGTCGTCGTCTCCCTCTGGCTCATCTACATGCACGCAACCCACTACCTGCGCCCCAACGAGCAGAAGAACATCATCCGGATCCTGTTCATGATTCCGGTGTACAGTGTGGTCAGTTTTCTGAGCTACCTGTTTTACAAACATGCGGTGTATTATGAGGTGTTGCGGGATTGTTATGAGGCTTTTGCGATAAGCAGTTTCTTCACGTTGCTGTGCTTTTATATTGCACCGGATTTGCATGAGCAGAAGGAATACTTTAGAGGGATCAGGCCACAGAATTGGTTTTTGGGGGTGTTCTGGATGCAGAAGTGTACGGGTGGAGAGGATCGGGGGCCGTTGAGGAAGCCCAGGAGCGGCTTGACGTGGTTCAAT GTCATCTGGGCAGGCATTTTCCAGTACTGCTTTGTGAGGGTCTTCTTCACCATTGTTTCCGTCATCAGCCAGGCTTTCGGACGATACTGCAGCGTGTCGCTGAGTCCGGCTTTTGCGCATATCTGGGTGCTGGCATTCGAGTGCATCTCAGTGACGGTGGCTATGTTCATGGTCATTCAGTTTTACATCCAGCTCAAGAATGACTTGTCAGGGCACAAGCTAACCTTGAAGGTGCTGAGCATCAAGCTGGTCATCTTTTTCTCTTTCTGGCAGACT TTTGTTATCTCCCTGCTATCATCAGCGAAGGGCCCTCTGCAACCGACTAAGCACTTGGCTTACCAAGACATCAAAATCGGCATTCCATCAGTAATGCTCTGCATCGAAATGGCTGGCTTCTCCGTCATGCACATCTTCGCCTATCCCTGGAAACCTTACAGCATCAAACACGTGAAGAACCCCATCATGGCACCTGAAATGGGCTCAATCCACGGCGACACCCCACGATACAAGGGAGGCTTCATGGGCGTCAAAGCCATCGCCGATGCCTTCAACCCTTGGGATATTGTCAAGTCGATAGCCCGAGGCTTCAGGTGGATGTTCGTGGGTGTGAGACAGAGACACAACGATACCAGTTACCACCCTGCTAAGGTCAGTGTGGATAACACGGCGTATATGGGTCCTGCATATGCTGCTACGGGCGATGCTGCGACTGAATTGCGGCCGAGCTATGAGAATCGGCCTGCTAGAGGTAGAGCTGGGACTGTGAGAGCAGACGCGCCGTATGACGACCAAGCTGGACTTCTCGGGTACTCGCAGGCTCCTGGACGGGCTGTCGATTCGAGTCCGTACCGCCATCAAGGTCCGGACGATTATGTATCGGGGGATTTGGGGACTCCAGCACAACCTGTCCGCGCACAGCACCGACAGGACGATAGTCTAAACCTTGACATCAAGCCGAGCGACTGGGACGATGAAGATACGGGTTATCACCCTGGTATGGCGCCTGCTCCGGGGATATCGACAGGTCCGAGTGGGAAATTGCACCCTACGAGCAGGGGACACAGCCCTCAGCCGCCCGGGTGGAATCATTGGGGTGGTGTGGGCTCGGACGCGTTGGGACGGCCGCCGACGTATAGGAGCAATGGTTCGAGGAGTTGA